A genome region from Glycine max cultivar Williams 82 chromosome 5, Glycine_max_v4.0, whole genome shotgun sequence includes the following:
- the LOC100800465 gene encoding probable serine/threonine-protein kinase PBL17 isoform X2 has translation MGICFSIEDQNHLSISDSNAKPKPAVGHESGAPLASMNIKDLREGAGYSNVDIFTYEELRLATKHFRPDFILGEGGFGVVYKGVIDHSVRSGYKSTEVAIKELNREGFQGDREWLAEVNYLGQFSHPNLVKLIGYCCEDDHRLLVYEYMASGSLEKHLFRRVGSTLTWSKRMKIALHAARGLAFLHGAERPIIYRDFKTSNILLDADFNAKLSDFGLAKDGPMGDQTHVSTRVMGTYGYAAPEYVMTGHLTARSDVYGFGVVLLEMLIGRRALDKSRPSREHNLVEWARPLLNHNKKLLKILDPKLEGQYSSKTALKVAHLAYQCLSQNPKGRPLMSQVVEILENFQSKGENEEDQMLQTGDTSITLYEVPKGSNGTPT, from the exons ATGGGGATTTGCTTTAGCATTGAAGACCAAAACCACCTTTCCATCTCCGATTCCAACGCGAAGCCTAAACCTGCAG TAGGTCATGAATCTGGCGCTCCATTGGCTTCCATGAACATCAAAGATCTCCGCGAAGGTGCTGGATACAGCAATGTGGATATTTTTACCTACGAGGAGCTTAGGCTCGCGACGAAGCACTTTCGGCCCGATTTCATCTTGGGAGAAGGAGGCTTCGGAGTTGTATATAAAGGCGTCATAGACCATAGCGTGAGGTCGGGTTACAAGTCCACTGAAGTCGCCATTAAGGAACTTAATCGCGAAGGATTTCAAGGCGATAGGGAATGGCTC GCGGAAGTTAACTATTTAGGTCAATTCAGTCACCCAAATCTGGTGAAGCTCATTGGATATTGCTGTGAGGACGACCACCGGTTATTGGTCTATGAATACATGGCAAGTGGGAGCTTGGAGAAACATCTTTTTCGCA GAGTGGGCTCAACATTGACTTGGTCAAAAAGAATGAAGATTGCTTTACATGCTGCAAGGGGACTCGCTTTTCTTCATGGTGCAGAAAGGCCTATTATATATCGTgatttcaagacttcaaataTCTTGCTAGATGCG GATTTCAACGCGAAGCTTTCAGACTTTGGCCTTGCAAAGGATGGTCCGATGGGGGACCAAACCCATGTTTCAACACGAGTAATGGGCACATATGGATATGCTGCTCCTGAGTATGTCATGACTG GGCATTTGACAGCTAGAAGTGATGTGTATGGTTTTGGGGTGGTGCTGCTTGAAATGCTTATTGGTAGAAGAGCATTAGACAAGAGCAGGCCCAGCCGAGAGCACAACTTGGTTGAGTGGGCCCGTCCACTACTGAATCATAacaaaaagcttttgaaaattcTAGACCCAAAACTAGAGGGGCAATATTCAAGTAAAACGGCATTGAAGGTGGCCCATTTAGCATACCAGTGTCTTAGCCAAAACCCGAAAGGTAGACCACTAATGAGCCAGGTTGTTGAAATTCTCGAAAACTTTCAGTCAAAGGGGGAAAATGAGGAAGATCAAATGCTTCAAACTGGCGATACCAGTATAACCCTTTATGAGGTTCCTAAGGGCAGCAATGGCACTCCAACTTAG
- the LOC100800465 gene encoding probable serine/threonine-protein kinase PBL17 isoform X1 — MGICFSIEDQNHLSISDSNAKPKPAVGHESGAPLASMNIKDLREGAGYSNVDIFTYEELRLATKHFRPDFILGEGGFGVVYKGVIDHSVRSGYKSTEVAIKELNREGFQGDREWLAEVNYLGQFSHPNLVKLIGYCCEDDHRLLVYEYMASGSLEKHLFRRVGSTLTWSKRMKIALHAARGLAFLHGAERPIIYRDFKTSNILLDAQDFNAKLSDFGLAKDGPMGDQTHVSTRVMGTYGYAAPEYVMTGHLTARSDVYGFGVVLLEMLIGRRALDKSRPSREHNLVEWARPLLNHNKKLLKILDPKLEGQYSSKTALKVAHLAYQCLSQNPKGRPLMSQVVEILENFQSKGENEEDQMLQTGDTSITLYEVPKGSNGTPT, encoded by the exons ATGGGGATTTGCTTTAGCATTGAAGACCAAAACCACCTTTCCATCTCCGATTCCAACGCGAAGCCTAAACCTGCAG TAGGTCATGAATCTGGCGCTCCATTGGCTTCCATGAACATCAAAGATCTCCGCGAAGGTGCTGGATACAGCAATGTGGATATTTTTACCTACGAGGAGCTTAGGCTCGCGACGAAGCACTTTCGGCCCGATTTCATCTTGGGAGAAGGAGGCTTCGGAGTTGTATATAAAGGCGTCATAGACCATAGCGTGAGGTCGGGTTACAAGTCCACTGAAGTCGCCATTAAGGAACTTAATCGCGAAGGATTTCAAGGCGATAGGGAATGGCTC GCGGAAGTTAACTATTTAGGTCAATTCAGTCACCCAAATCTGGTGAAGCTCATTGGATATTGCTGTGAGGACGACCACCGGTTATTGGTCTATGAATACATGGCAAGTGGGAGCTTGGAGAAACATCTTTTTCGCA GAGTGGGCTCAACATTGACTTGGTCAAAAAGAATGAAGATTGCTTTACATGCTGCAAGGGGACTCGCTTTTCTTCATGGTGCAGAAAGGCCTATTATATATCGTgatttcaagacttcaaataTCTTGCTAGATGCG CAGGATTTCAACGCGAAGCTTTCAGACTTTGGCCTTGCAAAGGATGGTCCGATGGGGGACCAAACCCATGTTTCAACACGAGTAATGGGCACATATGGATATGCTGCTCCTGAGTATGTCATGACTG GGCATTTGACAGCTAGAAGTGATGTGTATGGTTTTGGGGTGGTGCTGCTTGAAATGCTTATTGGTAGAAGAGCATTAGACAAGAGCAGGCCCAGCCGAGAGCACAACTTGGTTGAGTGGGCCCGTCCACTACTGAATCATAacaaaaagcttttgaaaattcTAGACCCAAAACTAGAGGGGCAATATTCAAGTAAAACGGCATTGAAGGTGGCCCATTTAGCATACCAGTGTCTTAGCCAAAACCCGAAAGGTAGACCACTAATGAGCCAGGTTGTTGAAATTCTCGAAAACTTTCAGTCAAAGGGGGAAAATGAGGAAGATCAAATGCTTCAAACTGGCGATACCAGTATAACCCTTTATGAGGTTCCTAAGGGCAGCAATGGCACTCCAACTTAG
- the LOC100800465 gene encoding probable serine/threonine-protein kinase PBL17 isoform X3 codes for MGICFSIEDQNHLSISDSNAKPKPAGHESGAPLASMNIKDLREGAGYSNVDIFTYEELRLATKHFRPDFILGEGGFGVVYKGVIDHSVRSGYKSTEVAIKELNREGFQGDREWLAEVNYLGQFSHPNLVKLIGYCCEDDHRLLVYEYMASGSLEKHLFRRVGSTLTWSKRMKIALHAARGLAFLHGAERPIIYRDFKTSNILLDAQDFNAKLSDFGLAKDGPMGDQTHVSTRVMGTYGYAAPEYVMTGHLTARSDVYGFGVVLLEMLIGRRALDKSRPSREHNLVEWARPLLNHNKKLLKILDPKLEGQYSSKTALKVAHLAYQCLSQNPKGRPLMSQVVEILENFQSKGENEEDQMLQTGDTSITLYEVPKGSNGTPT; via the exons ATGGGGATTTGCTTTAGCATTGAAGACCAAAACCACCTTTCCATCTCCGATTCCAACGCGAAGCCTAAACCTGCAG GTCATGAATCTGGCGCTCCATTGGCTTCCATGAACATCAAAGATCTCCGCGAAGGTGCTGGATACAGCAATGTGGATATTTTTACCTACGAGGAGCTTAGGCTCGCGACGAAGCACTTTCGGCCCGATTTCATCTTGGGAGAAGGAGGCTTCGGAGTTGTATATAAAGGCGTCATAGACCATAGCGTGAGGTCGGGTTACAAGTCCACTGAAGTCGCCATTAAGGAACTTAATCGCGAAGGATTTCAAGGCGATAGGGAATGGCTC GCGGAAGTTAACTATTTAGGTCAATTCAGTCACCCAAATCTGGTGAAGCTCATTGGATATTGCTGTGAGGACGACCACCGGTTATTGGTCTATGAATACATGGCAAGTGGGAGCTTGGAGAAACATCTTTTTCGCA GAGTGGGCTCAACATTGACTTGGTCAAAAAGAATGAAGATTGCTTTACATGCTGCAAGGGGACTCGCTTTTCTTCATGGTGCAGAAAGGCCTATTATATATCGTgatttcaagacttcaaataTCTTGCTAGATGCG CAGGATTTCAACGCGAAGCTTTCAGACTTTGGCCTTGCAAAGGATGGTCCGATGGGGGACCAAACCCATGTTTCAACACGAGTAATGGGCACATATGGATATGCTGCTCCTGAGTATGTCATGACTG GGCATTTGACAGCTAGAAGTGATGTGTATGGTTTTGGGGTGGTGCTGCTTGAAATGCTTATTGGTAGAAGAGCATTAGACAAGAGCAGGCCCAGCCGAGAGCACAACTTGGTTGAGTGGGCCCGTCCACTACTGAATCATAacaaaaagcttttgaaaattcTAGACCCAAAACTAGAGGGGCAATATTCAAGTAAAACGGCATTGAAGGTGGCCCATTTAGCATACCAGTGTCTTAGCCAAAACCCGAAAGGTAGACCACTAATGAGCCAGGTTGTTGAAATTCTCGAAAACTTTCAGTCAAAGGGGGAAAATGAGGAAGATCAAATGCTTCAAACTGGCGATACCAGTATAACCCTTTATGAGGTTCCTAAGGGCAGCAATGGCACTCCAACTTAG
- the LOC100799938 gene encoding 26S proteasome regulatory subunit RPN13 isoform X1: MSSSSADVFPAIQEVMLEFRAGKMFLEEKRVVPDTRKGLVRIARGEEGLVHFQWLDRTQNVVEDDQIIFPNEAIFEKVNQTSGRVYILKFNSDDRKFFFWMQESNADGDSQLCSSVNDYINRPLELLGEEEPDGSLPLQISEDMTEDDISSRYLHSVRDCALAKSDMGGFACRIQAANLGIPNLGVEATSDVTSSGPVKLEDLQRILSNIGPADSIVDPDGGLGLGDILKPDLIMPLMDMLPLEQRLAPYLPEGKWSPEEILELLQSPPFRQQVDSFTYVLRTGQIDLSQFGIDPSKYKFTVLSFLEALEDSVSKSVESEEARQDDQDLRSQSCNRHDPMDESQ, from the exons ATGAGTTCGTCTTCGGCAGATGTTTTTCCAGCAATTCAG GAAGTTATGCTGGAGTTCCGTGCTGGCAAAATGTTTCTTGAGGAAAAAAGGGTTGTTCCCGATACACGGAAAGGACTTGTTCGAATTGCTAGG GGTGAGGAGGGATTAGTACATTTTCAGTGGCTTGATCGCACACAAAATGTTGTTGAAGAT GATCAGATAATATTTCCCAATGAGGCTATTTTTGAGAAG GTTAATCAAACATCTGGAAGGGTTTACATACTGAAGTTTAATAGCGATGACAGGAAGTTCTTCTTCTGGATGCAG GAATCAAATGCTGATGGTGATTCACAACTGTGTAGCTCAGTGAATGATTACATTAATAGACCATTAG AGTTGCTTGGTGAAGAGGAGCCTGATGGATCCCTTCCACTTCAAATTTCTGAAGATATGACAGAGGATGACATCTCGTCCAG ATACCTCCATTCTGTTAGAGATTGTGCACTGGCCAAATCTGATATGGGTGGTTTTGCCTGTAGAATTCA AGCTGCAAACTTAGGTATCCCAAACTTGGGTGTGGAAGCAACTAGTGATGTAACATCTTCTGGTCCGGTTAAATTGGAAGATCTCCAAAGAATATTGAGTAACATTGGACCTGCAG ATAGTATTGTTGATCCTGATGGAG gcttGGGACTCGGAGATATATTGAAGCCTGATCTAATAATGCCATTGATGGACATGTTACCTTTGGAGCAGCGTTTAGCTCCCTACTTACCTGAG GGTAAATGGTCTCCAGAAGAGATATTGGAGTTGTTGCAGAGCCCACCTTTCCGTCAGCAAGTAGATTCGTTTACTTAT GTACTTCGAACGGGACAGATAGACTTGTCTCAATTTGGAATTGATCCAAGTAAAT ACAAGTTCACAGTTTTGTCTTTTCTTGAGGCTCTTGAGGATTCTGTTTCCAAGTCGGTTGAGTCTGAAGAGGCTAGGCAAGATGATCAGGATTTGAGATCTCAATCTTGTAACCGTCATGACCCAATGGATGAATCTCAGTAG
- the LOC100800465 gene encoding probable serine/threonine-protein kinase PBL17 isoform X4 produces the protein MGICFSIEDQNHLSISDSNAKPKPAGHESGAPLASMNIKDLREGAGYSNVDIFTYEELRLATKHFRPDFILGEGGFGVVYKGVIDHSVRSGYKSTEVAIKELNREGFQGDREWLAEVNYLGQFSHPNLVKLIGYCCEDDHRLLVYEYMASGSLEKHLFRRVGSTLTWSKRMKIALHAARGLAFLHGAERPIIYRDFKTSNILLDADFNAKLSDFGLAKDGPMGDQTHVSTRVMGTYGYAAPEYVMTGHLTARSDVYGFGVVLLEMLIGRRALDKSRPSREHNLVEWARPLLNHNKKLLKILDPKLEGQYSSKTALKVAHLAYQCLSQNPKGRPLMSQVVEILENFQSKGENEEDQMLQTGDTSITLYEVPKGSNGTPT, from the exons ATGGGGATTTGCTTTAGCATTGAAGACCAAAACCACCTTTCCATCTCCGATTCCAACGCGAAGCCTAAACCTGCAG GTCATGAATCTGGCGCTCCATTGGCTTCCATGAACATCAAAGATCTCCGCGAAGGTGCTGGATACAGCAATGTGGATATTTTTACCTACGAGGAGCTTAGGCTCGCGACGAAGCACTTTCGGCCCGATTTCATCTTGGGAGAAGGAGGCTTCGGAGTTGTATATAAAGGCGTCATAGACCATAGCGTGAGGTCGGGTTACAAGTCCACTGAAGTCGCCATTAAGGAACTTAATCGCGAAGGATTTCAAGGCGATAGGGAATGGCTC GCGGAAGTTAACTATTTAGGTCAATTCAGTCACCCAAATCTGGTGAAGCTCATTGGATATTGCTGTGAGGACGACCACCGGTTATTGGTCTATGAATACATGGCAAGTGGGAGCTTGGAGAAACATCTTTTTCGCA GAGTGGGCTCAACATTGACTTGGTCAAAAAGAATGAAGATTGCTTTACATGCTGCAAGGGGACTCGCTTTTCTTCATGGTGCAGAAAGGCCTATTATATATCGTgatttcaagacttcaaataTCTTGCTAGATGCG GATTTCAACGCGAAGCTTTCAGACTTTGGCCTTGCAAAGGATGGTCCGATGGGGGACCAAACCCATGTTTCAACACGAGTAATGGGCACATATGGATATGCTGCTCCTGAGTATGTCATGACTG GGCATTTGACAGCTAGAAGTGATGTGTATGGTTTTGGGGTGGTGCTGCTTGAAATGCTTATTGGTAGAAGAGCATTAGACAAGAGCAGGCCCAGCCGAGAGCACAACTTGGTTGAGTGGGCCCGTCCACTACTGAATCATAacaaaaagcttttgaaaattcTAGACCCAAAACTAGAGGGGCAATATTCAAGTAAAACGGCATTGAAGGTGGCCCATTTAGCATACCAGTGTCTTAGCCAAAACCCGAAAGGTAGACCACTAATGAGCCAGGTTGTTGAAATTCTCGAAAACTTTCAGTCAAAGGGGGAAAATGAGGAAGATCAAATGCTTCAAACTGGCGATACCAGTATAACCCTTTATGAGGTTCCTAAGGGCAGCAATGGCACTCCAACTTAG
- the LOC100799938 gene encoding 26S proteasome regulatory subunit RPN13 isoform X2, whose translation MSSSSADVFPAIQEVMLEFRAGKMFLEEKRVVPDTRKGLVRIARGEEGLVHFQWLDRTQNVVEDDQIIFPNEAIFEKVNQTSGRVYILKFNSDDRKFFFWMQESNADGDSQLCSSVNDYINRPLELLGEEEPDGSLPLQISEDMTEDDISSRAANLGIPNLGVEATSDVTSSGPVKLEDLQRILSNIGPADSIVDPDGGLGLGDILKPDLIMPLMDMLPLEQRLAPYLPEGKWSPEEILELLQSPPFRQQVDSFTYVLRTGQIDLSQFGIDPSKYKFTVLSFLEALEDSVSKSVESEEARQDDQDLRSQSCNRHDPMDESQ comes from the exons ATGAGTTCGTCTTCGGCAGATGTTTTTCCAGCAATTCAG GAAGTTATGCTGGAGTTCCGTGCTGGCAAAATGTTTCTTGAGGAAAAAAGGGTTGTTCCCGATACACGGAAAGGACTTGTTCGAATTGCTAGG GGTGAGGAGGGATTAGTACATTTTCAGTGGCTTGATCGCACACAAAATGTTGTTGAAGAT GATCAGATAATATTTCCCAATGAGGCTATTTTTGAGAAG GTTAATCAAACATCTGGAAGGGTTTACATACTGAAGTTTAATAGCGATGACAGGAAGTTCTTCTTCTGGATGCAG GAATCAAATGCTGATGGTGATTCACAACTGTGTAGCTCAGTGAATGATTACATTAATAGACCATTAG AGTTGCTTGGTGAAGAGGAGCCTGATGGATCCCTTCCACTTCAAATTTCTGAAGATATGACAGAGGATGACATCTCGTCCAG AGCTGCAAACTTAGGTATCCCAAACTTGGGTGTGGAAGCAACTAGTGATGTAACATCTTCTGGTCCGGTTAAATTGGAAGATCTCCAAAGAATATTGAGTAACATTGGACCTGCAG ATAGTATTGTTGATCCTGATGGAG gcttGGGACTCGGAGATATATTGAAGCCTGATCTAATAATGCCATTGATGGACATGTTACCTTTGGAGCAGCGTTTAGCTCCCTACTTACCTGAG GGTAAATGGTCTCCAGAAGAGATATTGGAGTTGTTGCAGAGCCCACCTTTCCGTCAGCAAGTAGATTCGTTTACTTAT GTACTTCGAACGGGACAGATAGACTTGTCTCAATTTGGAATTGATCCAAGTAAAT ACAAGTTCACAGTTTTGTCTTTTCTTGAGGCTCTTGAGGATTCTGTTTCCAAGTCGGTTGAGTCTGAAGAGGCTAGGCAAGATGATCAGGATTTGAGATCTCAATCTTGTAACCGTCATGACCCAATGGATGAATCTCAGTAG
- the LOC100801007 gene encoding beta-amyrin 28-monooxygenase, with protein MDHNNLYLSLLLLFVSFVTLSLFFLFYKHRSPFVAPNLPPGATGYPVIGESLEFLSTGWKGHPEKFIFDRMIRYSSQLFKTSIFGEPAVIFCGATCNKFLFSNENKLVAAWWPNSVNKVFPSTLQSNSKEESKKMRKLLPQFLKPEALQRYVGIMDTIAQNHFASLWDNKTELTVYPLAKRYTFLLACRLFMSVEDVNHVAKFENPFHLLASGIISVPIDLPGTPFNKAIKAANAIRKELLKIIRQRKVDLAEGKASPTQDILSHMLLTCNENGQFMNELDIADKILGLLIGGHDTASAACTFIVKYLAELPHIYDSVYQEQMEIAKSKLPGELLNWDDINRMKYSWNVACEVMRIAPPLQGGFREAINDFIFNGFSIPKGWKLYWSANSTHKNPEYFPEPEKFDPTRFEGQGPAPFTFVPFGGGPRMCPGKEYARLEILVFMHNLVKRFKWEKLIPDEKIIVDPLPVPAKNLPIRLHPHKP; from the exons ATGGACCATAATAACTTGTACCTCTCCCTCCTTCTCCTCTTCGTTTCTTTCGTGACCCTCTccctcttcttcctcttctacAAACACAGGTCTCCATTCGTGGCCCCGAACCTGCCACCTGGAGCAACCGGTTACCCGGTGATCGGGGAGAGCCTGGAGTTCCTGTCAACAGGATGGAAGGGTCATCCGGAGAAGTTCATCTTCGACCGGATGATCAGGTACTCCTCCCAACTGTTCAAGACCTCCATCTTCGGGGAACCCGCGGTCATATTCTGTGGGGCCACCTGCAACAAGTTCTTGTTCTCTAACGAGAACAAGCTTGTTGCAGCGTGGTGGCCCAACAGCGTCAACAAGGTGTTCCCCTCCACGCTTCAGAGCAACTCCAAAGAAGAGTCCAAAAAGATGAGGAAGTTGCTCCCTCAGTTCCTCAAGCCCGAGGCTCTCCAACGCTACGTTGGCATCATGGACACCATCGCTCAAAACCACTTCGCTTCCCTTTGGGACAACAAGACGGAACTCACCGTCTATCCCTTGGCTAAGAG GTACACGTTCTTGTTGGCTTGTCGTTTGTTTATGAGCGTTGAGGATGTGAATCACGTAGCAAAATTTGAGAACCCTTTTCACCTGTTGGCGTCTGGAATCATATCAGTGCCTATTGATCTTCCTGGAACGCCGTTCAACAAAGCAATCAAGGCAGCAAACGCAATCAGGAAGGAACTGTTAAAGATCATTAGACAGAGGAAGGTTGATTTAGCTGAAGGAAAAGCTTCACCAACACAAGACATTTTATCTCACATGTTGTTAACATGCAATGAGAATGGACAATTCATGAATGAATTGGATATTGCCGACAAGATTCTTGGCCTTTTGATTGGAGGCCATGACACTGCTAGTGCTGCATGCACTTTCATTGTCAAATATCTTGCTGAACTCCCTCACATTTATGATAGTGTCTATCAAG AACAAATGGAAATCGCAAAATCGAAATTGCCCGGAGAGTTATTGAATTGGGATGATATCAACAGGATGAAGTATTCTTGGAATGTAGCTTGTGAAGTAATGAGAATCGCTCCTCCACTTCAAGGAGGTTTTAGGGAAGCTATCAATGACTTTATTTTCAATGGCTTCTCAATTCCAAAGGGATGGAAG TTGTATTGGAGTGCAAATTCAACACATAAAAATCCGGAATACTTTCCAGAGCCAGAGAAATTCGATCCAACTAGATTCGAAGGACAAGGGCCAGCTCCTTTTACTTTTGTACCATTTGGTGGAGGACCAAGGATGTGCCCCGGAAAAGAGTATGCTCGATTGGAAATATTGGTTTTCATGCACAACCTAGTGAAGAGGTTTAAGTGGGAAAAATTGATTCCAGATGAGAAGATTATCGTTGATCCCTTGCCCGTACCTGCAAAGAACCTCCCAATTCGTCTTCATCCTCACAAACCctga